The window GGTCTTCGAGCTCCTGCAGACCGCGAGCGGCGTCGGCCCGCGCCTCGCCCAGGCCATGCTCGCCGTGCACACCCCGGACGCGCTGCGCCGCGCGGTCGCCACCGCCGACGAGAAAGCTCTCACCGCCGTGCCCGGCATCGGCAAGAAGGGCGCCCAGAAACTGCTGCTGGAACTGAAGGACCGCCTCGGCGAGCCCGTCGGCGCCCCCGCGATCGGCGCCCCGGTCACCCAGGGCTGGCGCGACCAGCTGCACGCGGCCCTGATCGGCCTCGGCTACGCCACCCGCGAGGCCGACGAGGCCGTGACCGCCGTGGCACCACAGGCCGAGGCCGCGGGCGGCACGCCCCAGGTCGGCCAGCTGCTGAAGGCCGCCCTGCAGACCCTGAACCGCGCCCGCTGACCCGCGCCACCCGCTAGGAGATCTCCGTGAACCGGCACGACCCGACCGACACCCCCGCCGAGGAGCGGCTGGTGGGCTCCGTCGCCGACCGGGAGGACCAGGCCGTCGAGGCCGCCCTGCGCCCCAAGGACCTCGGCGAGTTCATCGGTCAGGAGAAGGTCCGCGAGCAGCTCGACCTCGTCCTGCGCGCCGCACGCGCGCGCGGCGCCACCGCCGACCACGTGCTGCTCTCCGGCGCGCCGGGCCTCGGCAAGACCACCCTGTCGATGATCATCGCGGCCGAGATGGGCGCCCCCATCCGCATCACCTCGGGCCCCGCCATCCAGCACGCCGGCGACCTCGCCGCCATCCTCTCCTCCCTCCAGGAGGGCGAGGTCCTCTTCCTCGACGAGATCCACCGCATGTCCCGGCCGGCCGAGGAGATGCTGTACATGGCGATGGAGGACTTCCGCGTCGACGTGATCGTCGGCAAGGGCCCCGGTGCCACCGCCATCCCGCTGGAGCTGCCGCCGTTCACCCTGGTCGGCGCCACGACCCGGGCGGGTCTGCTGCCGCCCCCGCTGCGCGACCGCTTCGGCTTCACCGCGCACATGGAGTTCTACGAGCCGCACGAGCTGGAGCGCGTCGTGCACCGCTCGGCGCACCTGCTCGACGTCGAGATCGAGCCGGACGGCGCCGCCGAGATCGCCGGCCGCTCCCGCGGCACGCCCCGTATCGCCAACCGTCTGCTGCGCCGCGTCCGCGACTACGCGCAGGTCAAGGCGGACGGCGTGATCACCCGCGAGATCGCGGCGGCCGCCCTCGCCGTGTACGAGGTCGACGCGCGCGGACTCGACCGGCTCGACCGCGCCGTGCTGGAGGCCCTGCTCAAGCTGTTCGGCGGCGGCCCCGTCGGCCTGTCCACCCTCGCCGTCGCGGTGGGGGAGGAGCGGGAGACCGTCGAGGAGGTCGCCGAACCGTTCCTCGTCCGGGAGGGACTGCTGGCCCGCACCCCGCGCGGCCGTGTGGGCACGCCCGCCGCCTGGGCGCACCTCGGGCTGACCCCGCCCAGGTCCGCGACGACGGGAAACGGACAAGGGGACCTGTTCGGGGCGTGAGGGCGATGTGATCGCTTCGTGACGGCGAGGGCATTGGCCTGAGCAGGAACCCAGGTGCCATGCTGAGCGTTGTTCCATGCGCGCGGACTCGCTTAGACTCCGCCGATGCCGCCCTTGCGGGTGGCGCCGACCCACACCCCCGTCAACAGGCCGCTCTCCGTCGCGGTCGCGCGAAGGAAACCCCGTCCCGTGAATGCCTTTACCCTTCTCCCCTTCATCGTGCTCATCGCGGCCATGTTCCTGATGACGCGCTCGGCCAAGAAGAAGCAGCAGCAGGCCGCCTCCATGCGGAACGAGATGCAGCCCGGCTCCGGCGTCCGCACCATCGGGGGGATGTACGCGACGGTCAAGGAGGTCAACGAGGACACCGTCCTCCTCGACGCCGGACCGGGCGTCGACCTCCTCTTCGCCAAGAACGCCATCGGTGCCGTGCTCACCGACGACGAGTACAACCGCATCGTGCACGGCATCGAGCACGATCTGAAGTCCGACGCCTCCGTCGTCCCCGACGACGCCTCCTCCCTCACCGAGAGCGACGAGACCGACGGGCCCGCCGCCGCTGCCGCCGCCGACGAGAAGATCGAGCTCGGTAAGAAGGACGCCGCCGAGCGCGGGGACGACGCCATCCAGGCCGCCGAGGACAAGGCCGAAGCGGCCCAGGCCGCCGACGCCAAGGCGGAGGACGAGCCGAAGAAGACCGACGGCGACTCCGACGCGAAGTAGTCACGCCCCGGGACGCGCGGCGGCGGCACCCCGCCCCGCGCAGCCCGGGCGCGTCTGTTTCGCACGGGAGCCCGACACCATGTCATGGCCGACCGCGCCGACCGGGCGCGGGGCGGCCCGAGAGGGAGTACGAGAAGGTGGCAGCACCTAAGAGGGGCCGGAGCGCGAGCGCCCAGAGCAAGCCAGGGCGCTCGCTGGCCCTCATCCTGATCGCCATCGTGGCGCTGACCGGAGGCATGTTCCTCTCCGGGCACAAGACTCCGCGTCTCGGCATCGACCTCGCCGGTGGCACGAGCATCACGCTCAAGGCGAAGGCCGACCAGGGGGCCGCGATCAACAAGGCCAACATGGACACCGCGGTCGACATCATGAACCGCCGGGTCAACGGCCTGGGCGTCTCCGAGGCGGAGGTGCAGACCCAGGGGACCGACAACATCATCGTCAACATCCCCAAGGGCACCAACTCCAAGGAAGCCCAGCAGCAGGTCGGCACCACCGCCAAGCTGTACTTCCGGCCGGTCCTGGCCAGCGAGCCCAGCGCGGGCGCCGCGAAGAGCCCCTCGCCGAGCGCCACCTCCAGCGGCAGCTCCTCGCCGAAGCCGAACGCGAGCCCGTCGGCGAGCGGCTCCTCCGGCCAGAAGGCCTCCTCGTCCGGCTCCGGGTCCCCGACGGCCACGGCGACCTCTCAGGGCCGCGCCGTCAGTGACGCGCTGAAGGCCGACTCGACCCCCTCGCCGAGCGGTTCCGCGTCGGGCGGCGCCAAGCCGTCCGGCACCCCGTCGGCCTCCGCCAGTGCCAGCGCCGAGGCCGCCAAGCTCCAGGCCCAGTACGCGGCCCTGGACTGCTCCAAGCCCGCCACCCGCGCGGCCGCCGGCAAGAATGCCAAGCCGAGCGAGTCCACCGTGGCCTGCGGCGAGATCGACGGCACCTGGTACAAGTACGTGCTCGGCCCCGCCGCCGTGGACGGCACCGAGGTGAAGAAGGCGCAGGCCGTCTTCGACACCCAGGGCGCCGCCGGCTGGCAGGTCCAGATGACCTTCACCAAGAGCGGCGCCGACAAGTTCGCCGACATCACCGGTCAACTGGCCAAGAACCAGCGGCCGCAGAACGAGTTCGGCATCGTCCTCGACGGGGAGGTCGTCTCCAGCCCGTTCGTGCAGCAGGCCATCACCGGCGGCCAGGCGGAGATCTCCGGCAGCTTCAAGCAGGAGGAGGCGCAGAGCCTCGCCAACATGCTGTCGTACGGCGCGCTGCCGCTGTCCTTCAAGGAGGACACCGTCACCACGGTGACCGCCGCGCTCGGCGGCGAGCAGCTGCACGCCGGTCTGCTCGCGGGCGCGATCGGCCTCGCGCTGGTCGTGCTCTACCTCGTGATCTACTACCGCGGCCTGTCGCTCGTCGCCATGGCCTCCCTCCTGGTCTCCGCGATCCTCACCTACGTGATCATGGCGCTGCTCGGCCCGGCCATCGGCTTCGCGCTGAACCTCCCGGCCGTCTGCGGTGCCATCGTCGCCATCGGTATCACCGCGGACTCGTTCATCGTGTACTTCGAGCGCATCCGGGACGAGATCCGCGAAGGCCGTACCCTGCGCCCCGCCGTCGAGCGGGCCTGGCCGCGCGCCCGGCGCACCATCCTGGTCTCCGACTTCGTGTCGTTCCTCGCCGCCGCGGTGCTGTTCATCGTCACCGTCGGCAAGGTCCAGGGCTTCGCGTTCACCCTGGGTCTGACCACCCTGCTCGACGTCGTCGTGGTCTTCCTGTTCACCAAGCCGCTGATGACGCTCCTGGCCCGCCGCAAGTTCTTCGCGAACGGCCACAAGTGGTCCGGACTCGACCCCAAGGGCCTGGGCGCCAAGCCGCCGCTGCGCCGCACCCGCCGTCCCGGTGGTCCCGCCGCCGGCCCCGTCGACCCGAAGGAGGCCTGAGCCATGTCGAAACTCGGCAGCCTCGGCGCTCGACTGCACCGCGGTGAGATCTCGTACGACTTCGTCGGCAAGCGCAAGATCTGGTACGGCGTCTCCATCCTGATCACCATCACGGCCATCGTGGGCCTCGCGGTGCGCGGCCTGAACATGGGCATCGAGTTCCAGGGCGGCGCGGTCTTCACGACGCCCACCAAGATGAGCGCCTCGGTGGCGCAGGCCGAGCAGTACGCCACGGACGCCTCCGGCCACGAGGCGATCGTGCAGAAGCTGGGCAACGGCAGCCTGCGCATCCAGATCGCCGGCATCGACACCGACCAGTCCGACAAGGTCAAGCAGGAGCTGGCCAAGGACCTGAACCTCGACCCCGAGAAGCTCGCCGCCGACCTGGTCGGCCCGAGCTGGGGCGAGCAGGTCGCCAACAAGGCCTGGGAGGGCCTGGCGATCTTCATGGTCCTTGTCGTGATCTACCTGGCGATCGCCTTCGAGTGGCGCATGGCGGTCGCGGCCCTGGTCGCGCTGATCCACGACATCACGATCACGACCGGTATCTACGCGCTCGTCGGCTTCGAGGTCACGCCCGGCACGGTCATCGGTCTGCTGACCATCCTCGGTTACTCGCTCTACGACACGGTCGTCGTCTTCGACAGCCTCAAGGAGCAGACGAAGGACATCACCAAGCAGACCCGCTTCACCTACAGCGAGATCGCCAACCGGTCGATCAACGGCACCCTGGTCCGCTCCATCAACACCACGGTCGTCGCGCTGTTGCCGGTGGCCGGCCTGCTCTTCATCGGCGGCGGCTTCCTCGGCGCCGGCACGCTGAACGACATCTCGCTGTCGCTGTTCGTGGGTCTCGCGGCCGGTGCGTACTCGTCGATCTTCATCGCCACCCCGCTCGTCGCCGACCTCAAGGAGCGCGAGCCGGCGATGAAGGCGCTCAAGAAGCGGGTCCTGGCCAAGCGCGCCCAGGCGACCACGGAGGACGACCTCACCGAGGAGCGTTCCACCGGGGACGACGCCGAGGGCGCCACTCCCGCCGTCGTCGGCCCGCGCAACCAGCCCGCGTCCCGCAACCGGGGCCGTGGCCGGACGCCGGGGAAGCGCCGATGACCGACATCAAGGAGCTGCTGCTCAGCCGCATCCGTGACGTCGCCGACTACCCGGAGCCGGGCGTGATGTTCAAGGACATCACCCCGCTGCTGGCCGACCCGGCCGCGTTCACGGCCCTCACCGACACCCTGGCCGAGATCGCCGCCGGCACCGGCGCGACCAAGGTCGTCGGACTGGAGGCCCGCGGCTTCATCCTCGGCGCGCCGGTCGCCGTCCGCGCGGGCCTGGGCTTCATCCCGGTCCGCAAGGCCGGCAAGCTGCCCGGGGCCACCCTCCGGCAGGCGTACGACCTCGAGTACGGCTCCGCCGAGATCGAGGTGCACGCCGAGGACCTGGCTGCCGGCGACCGCGCGCTGATCGTGGACGACGTCCTGGCCACCGGCGGTACCGCCGAGGCCGCGGTCCAGCTCATCCACCGCGCCGGCGCCGAGGTCTGCGGCGTCGCCGTCCTGATGGAACTGGGCTTCCTGAGCGGGCGCGCCCGCCTGGAGCCGGTCCTGGACGGGGCACCGGTCGAGGCACTGCTCCAGGTCTGAAGCGAGCGACAGCGCAGCGGCGGCCGCCCCGGTACCACCGGGGCGGCCGCTCGCGTCACCGGACCCGGCCCGGCGGATCGCCGTACCGGCATCCGCCGCACCCTCGCGGGAAGCCCCGGGACACCTCCCGGAATCCCACGGGAGCCTCCCGTGTTGCAGGGGTAGACGGTCCTCAGAGCCGCCTGCGGGCGATGACCACGCGCAGGATCGCTACCATGGGATCTCCGGAGCCTGACCGGGGGACCCGGAACGCGCACGAGGAGTCCTCTTGCCAGACGAGGCCCAGCACCTGACCGCCGCCAAGCCCGAGTCCGCCTCGGCAGCCGCGGCCAAGCCCGCGCCCAACGCGCCCCACGCGAAGAACGACACCCGCGGGCCGGTCGAGCACGCCCAGTCCGCGCCCGTCGAGAAGAGCGCCGAGGCCTCGCGTCCCAAGCCCGCCCCCGCTCCCGAGAACACCCGGTCCGGGGCAGCCCCGGCGGAGCGCCCGGCACAGCCGCCCGTGGTGCGCCAGCCCGCCACCCCGCCGGCCCGCAGCGGCTCGTCGAACCGCGTCCGCGCCCGCCTCGCCCGCCTCGGCGTCCAGCGCGCGAACCCCTACAACCCGGTCCTGGAGCCGCTCCTGCGGATAGTCCGCAGCAACGACCCCAAGATCGAGAACGCGACGCTCCGCCAGATCGAGCGCGCCTACCAGGTCGCCGAGCGCTGGCACCGCGGCCAGAAGCGCAAGAGCGGCGACCCGTACATCACGCATCCCCTCGCCGTCACCACCATCCTCGCCGAGCTGGGCATGGACCCGGCCACCCTCATGGCGGGGCTGCTGCACGACACCGTCGAGGACACCGAGTACGGCCTGGAGGACCTGCGCCGAGACTTCGGCGACGTCGTCGCCCTGCTCGTCGACGGCGTGACCAAGCTGGACAAGGTCAAGTTCGGCGAGGCGGCCCAGGCCGAGACCGTGCGCAAGATGGTCGTGGCGATGGCCAAGGACCCGCGCGTCCTGGTCATCAAGCTCGCCGACCGCCTGCACAACATGCGCACCATGCGCTACCTGAAGCGCGAGAAGCAGGAGAAGAAGGCGCGCGAGACCCTGGAGATCTACGCGCCGCTCGCCCACCGCCTGGGCATGAACACCATCAAGTGGGAGCTGGAGGACCTCGCGTTCGCGATCCTCTACCCCAAGATGTACGACGAAATCGTCCGGCTGGTGGCCGAAAGGGCACCGAAGCGTGACGAGTACCTGGCCATAGTGACCGACGAGGTCCAGGCCGACCTGCGCGCCGCCCGCATCAAGGCGACCGTCACCGGCCGCCCGAAGCACTACTACAGCGTCTACCAGAAGATGATCGTGCGGGGCCGCGACTTCGCCGAGATCTACGACCTGGTGGGCATCCGCGTCCTCGTCGACACGGTCCGCGACTGCTACGCCGCCCTCGGCACGGTGCACGCGCGATGGAACCCGGTCCCCGGCCGGTTCAAGGACTACATCGCGATGCCCAAGTTCAACATGTACCAGTCGCTGCACACGACGGTCATCGGGCCCAACGGCAAGCCGGTCGAGCTGCAGATCCGCACCTTCGACATGCACCGCCGCGCCGAGTACGGCATCGCCGCGCACTGGAAGTACAAGCAGGAGGCCGTCGCCGGCGCCTCCAAGGTCCGCACCGACGTGCCGAAGGCCGGCAAGGACAAGGACGCCATCAACGACATGGCGTGGCTGCGGCAGCTGCTGGACTGGCAGAAGGAGACCGAGGACCCCGGGGAGTTCCTGGAGTCCCTGCGCTTCGACCTGTCGCGCAACGAGGTCTTCGTCTTCACCCCCAAGGGCGACGTCATCGCGCTGCCCGCCGGGGCGACCCCGGTCGACTTCGCGTACGCCGTCCACACCGAGGTCGGCCACCGCACCATAGGAGCACGGGTCAACGGCCGCCTCGTACCGCTCGAGTCCACCCTGGACAACGGGGACCTGGTCGAGGTCTTCACCTCCAAGGCGCCCGGCGCCGGCCCGTCCCGCGACTGGCTCGGCTTCGTCAAGTCGCCCCGGGCGCGCAACAAGATCCGCGCCTGGTTCTCCAAGGAGCGCCGCGACGAGGCGATCGAGCAGGGCAAGGACGCCATCGTCCGCGCCATGCGCAAGCAGAACCTGCCGATCCAGCGCATCCTCACCGGCGACTCGCTCGTCACGCTCGCGCACGAGATGCGCTACTCGGACATCTCCGCGCTGTACGCGGCGATCGGCGAGGGCCATGTCTCCGCGCCGAACATCGTGCAGAAGCTGGTCCAGGCGCTCGGCGGCGAGGAGGCGGCCACCGAGGAGATCGACGAGGCGGTCCCGCCGTCCCGCAGCCGCGGCCGCAAGCGCCGCTCCAGCGCCGACCCCGGCGTCGTGGTCAAGGGCGTCGACGACGTGTGGGTCAAGCTGGCCCGCTGCTGCACGCCCGTGCCCGGTGACCCGATCATCGGCTTCGTCACGCGCGGCAGCGGTGTGTCGGTCCACCGCAGCGACTGCGTCAACGTCGACTCGCTGTCCCGCGAGCCCGAGCGCATCCTCGACGTCGAGTGGGCGCCCACCCAGTCCTCGGTCTTCCTGGTCGCCATCCAGGTCGAGGCCCTGGACCGCTCCCGGCTGCTGTCGGACGTCACGCGCGTCCTGTCCGACCAGCACGTCAACATCCTGTCGGCGGCCGTCCAGACCTCCCGCGACCGGGTGGCCACCTCCCGGTTCACCTTCGAGATGGGCGACCCCAAGCACCTCGGTCACGTCCTGAAGGCCGTACGCGGTGTCGAGGGCGTGTACGACGTCTACCGCGTGACCTCCGGACGCAGCCGGTCGTAGTCGCCGACGGACGTGCGAAAGGGCCCCGTACGACCGTACGGGGCCCTTTCACACAGCCGGCGAACCGGTCAGCCGCCGAACTCCTGCAGGCCCTTCAGGGCCTGGTCCAGCAGCGCCTGGCGGCCTTCCAGCTCCCGCTCCAGCTTGTCGGCCCGGGAGTTGTTGCCCTGGGCGCGCGCCTGCTCGATCTGTCCGCGCAGCTTGTCCACGGCGGCCTGGAGCTGCCCGGTCAGACCCTCGGCACGCGCACGCGCCTCCGGGTTCGTCCGGCGCCACTCGGCCTCCTCGGCCTCCTGGATCGCCCGCTCGACCGCGTGCATCCGGCCCTCGACCTTCGGGCGCGCGTCCCGCGGGACGTGGCCGATGGCCTCCCAGCGCTCGTTGATCGAGCGGAAGGCGGCCCGGGAGCCCTTGAGGTCCGAGATCGGGAGGAGCCTCTCGGCCTCCTCGGCCAGCTCCTCCTTCAGCTTCAGGTTCTCCGCCTGCTCCGCGTCCCGCTCGGCGAACACCGAGCTGCGGGCGGCGAAGAAGACGTCCTGGGCGCCGCGGAAGCGGTTCCACAGGTCGTCCTCGTGCTCGCGCTGGGCGCGGCCGGCCGCCTTCCAGTCCGCCATCAGCTCGCGGTACCGGGCCGCCGTCGGACCCCAGTCCGTGGAGCCGGACAGCGCCTCGGCCTCGGCGACCAGCCGCTCCTTGATCCGGCGGGCGTCCTCGCGCTGCGCGTCGAGCTGCGCGAAGTGTCCCTTGCGGCGCTTGGAGAACGCCGACCGGGCGTGCGAGAAGCGGTGCCACAGCTCGTCGTCGGACTTGCGGTCCAGACGCGGCAGCCCCTTCCACGTGTCCACCAGGGCCCGCAGCCGCTCACCGGCCACCCGCCACTGGTCGGACTGCGCAAGCTCCTCCGCCTCGGCGACCAGCTCCTCCTTGGCCCTCCTGGCCTCGTCGGACTGCTTGGCCCGCTGCTGCTTGCGCTCCTCACGGCGCGCCTCGACGGTCTGGACGAGCTTGTCCAGCCGCTTGCGCAGCGAGTCCAGGTCGCCGACCGCGTGGTGCGCCTCCACCTGCTCGCGCAGGTGGTCGATCGCCGTCTGGGCGTCCTTCGCCGACAGGTCGGTGGTCTGGACTCGCTTCTCGAGGAGGCCGATCTCGACAACCAGGCCCTCGTACTTGCGCTCGAAGTAGGCAAGCGCCTCCTCAGGGGAGCCGGCCGCCCAGGATCCGACGACCTGCTCGCCGTCGGCCGTACGCACGTACACGGTCCCCGTCTCGTCGACGCGGCCCCACGGGTCGCTGCTCACAGCGCCTCCTCCACATGATGCCTGCGGGGCCTCAGCACCCCCGGGCATCGTCCACAGTTTCGTCACGGCCAACATAGGCGACCAGCGGGTTGCCTGTCCGCATCCAGCACGACCGAAAATTGGGCAGCCCGCCGTTCCCGGGCCACGGTGACGTCAGGACTTGGTGACGGTCGCCTTGTTGATCACCACGGTCGCGTTCGGCGCGGTGTTCCCCGTGGTCGGGTCGGCCGCCTGCGCGCCCGCGTCGGCGATCTTCTTCAGCACCTTCATGCCCGCCGCGTCGATCGTGCCGAACGGGGTGTACTGGGGCGGCAGCGGGCTGTCCTTGTAGACGAGGAAGAACTGGCTGCCGCCGGTGTGCTTCTGGCCGGTGTTGGCCATCGCCACCGTGCCCGCCGGGTACGTGTTGCTCTTCAGGCTCTTGTCCTTGAGGTTCTCGTCCGGGAGCGTGTAGCCGGGACCGCCCATGCCACTGCCCTGCGGGTCGCCGCACTGGAGCACGAAGATGTCCTGCGGGGTGAGCCGGTGGCACTTGGTGTGGTCGAAGTAGCCCTGGCCGGCGAGGAAGGCGAACGAGTTCACCGTGTGCGGGGCCGCCGACGTCTTCAGGTCGACGCCGATGTCACCGCACGTCGTCGCGAGCTTCATCGTGTACTTCGCCGACGTGTCGATCGACATCGCCGGCTCCTTCTTCCAGCTGAGCTTCTTCACCGAGCCCGCCGCCGGCTTGGCGCACGGGTCCGGGGCCTTGCTCGTCGGCGCGGCGCTGGGGGTGACCTCGGCACTGGCGTTGGCCTTGCCGCCGTCGTCGTCCTTCATCACCCCGGTCGTGTACAGGGCGACGCTGCCGATCACGACCACGCCCAGCACCGACGCGATCACGGAGTTGCGCAGGTTGGCCTTGCGCCGCGCCTGGGTGCGCCGCTGCTGCTGCCGCAAGAACTTCTCCCGGGCGAGCTGACGCCGCCGCTGCTCCTGGGTGACCACCGGGTTCTCTCCTCATGCGTCGTGTGTCGGGCGGCACGCGTGCGTCCTGCTGAGCCGATCGCTGCGTGTAGCCCCGTACCGTATATGGGTTCGCTGAGTAAACGGCAGCGCCGGTAGGCTCTGACGCAGCTGAAGCCGCCTGTAATCGACACAACGAAGGACGATCGTGCTCATTGCCGGGTTCCCCGCCGGGGCCTGGGGGACGAACTGCTATCTCGTCGCCCCCGCCGCCGGTGAGGAGTGCGTGATCATCGACCCCGGCCACCAGGCCGCCGAAGGCGTCGAGGAAGCGCTGAAGAAGCATCGGCTCAAGCCAGTCGCCGTCGTCCTCACCCACGGACACATCGACCACGTCGCCTCGGTCGTCCCCGTGTGCGGTGCCCACGACGTACCGGCCTGGATCCACCCGGAGGACCGGTACATGATGACCGACCCCGAGAAGGCGCTCGGCCGGTCCATCGGCATGCCGCTCATGGGCGAGCTGACCGTGGGGGAGCCGGACGACGTCAAGGAGCTGACCGACGGCGCGCGGCTGTCGCTCGCGGGCCTGGAGTTCTCCGTCGC of the Streptomyces sp. 1222.5 genome contains:
- the yajC gene encoding preprotein translocase subunit YajC, which gives rise to MNAFTLLPFIVLIAAMFLMTRSAKKKQQQAASMRNEMQPGSGVRTIGGMYATVKEVNEDTVLLDAGPGVDLLFAKNAIGAVLTDDEYNRIVHGIEHDLKSDASVVPDDASSLTESDETDGPAAAAAADEKIELGKKDAAERGDDAIQAAEDKAEAAQAADAKAEDEPKKTDGDSDAK
- a CDS encoding adenine phosphoribosyltransferase — encoded protein: MTDIKELLLSRIRDVADYPEPGVMFKDITPLLADPAAFTALTDTLAEIAAGTGATKVVGLEARGFILGAPVAVRAGLGFIPVRKAGKLPGATLRQAYDLEYGSAEIEVHAEDLAAGDRALIVDDVLATGGTAEAAVQLIHRAGAEVCGVAVLMELGFLSGRARLEPVLDGAPVEALLQV
- a CDS encoding peptidylprolyl isomerase — encoded protein: MVTQEQRRRQLAREKFLRQQQRRTQARRKANLRNSVIASVLGVVVIGSVALYTTGVMKDDDGGKANASAEVTPSAAPTSKAPDPCAKPAAGSVKKLSWKKEPAMSIDTSAKYTMKLATTCGDIGVDLKTSAAPHTVNSFAFLAGQGYFDHTKCHRLTPQDIFVLQCGDPQGSGMGGPGYTLPDENLKDKSLKSNTYPAGTVAMANTGQKHTGGSQFFLVYKDSPLPPQYTPFGTIDAAGMKVLKKIADAGAQAADPTTGNTAPNATVVINKATVTKS
- a CDS encoding MBL fold metallo-hydrolase, which produces MLIAGFPAGAWGTNCYLVAPAAGEECVIIDPGHQAAEGVEEALKKHRLKPVAVVLTHGHIDHVASVVPVCGAHDVPAWIHPEDRYMMTDPEKALGRSIGMPLMGELTVGEPDDVKELTDGARLSLAGLEFSVAHAPGHTKGSVTFRMPESSDIPSVFFSGDLLFAGSIGRTDLPGGDMAEMLDSLARVCLPLDDSTVVLSGHGPQTTIGQERATNPYLRQVAAGPGADVDAPRRGM
- a CDS encoding bifunctional (p)ppGpp synthetase/guanosine-3',5'-bis(diphosphate) 3'-pyrophosphohydrolase; the encoded protein is MPDEAQHLTAAKPESASAAAAKPAPNAPHAKNDTRGPVEHAQSAPVEKSAEASRPKPAPAPENTRSGAAPAERPAQPPVVRQPATPPARSGSSNRVRARLARLGVQRANPYNPVLEPLLRIVRSNDPKIENATLRQIERAYQVAERWHRGQKRKSGDPYITHPLAVTTILAELGMDPATLMAGLLHDTVEDTEYGLEDLRRDFGDVVALLVDGVTKLDKVKFGEAAQAETVRKMVVAMAKDPRVLVIKLADRLHNMRTMRYLKREKQEKKARETLEIYAPLAHRLGMNTIKWELEDLAFAILYPKMYDEIVRLVAERAPKRDEYLAIVTDEVQADLRAARIKATVTGRPKHYYSVYQKMIVRGRDFAEIYDLVGIRVLVDTVRDCYAALGTVHARWNPVPGRFKDYIAMPKFNMYQSLHTTVIGPNGKPVELQIRTFDMHRRAEYGIAAHWKYKQEAVAGASKVRTDVPKAGKDKDAINDMAWLRQLLDWQKETEDPGEFLESLRFDLSRNEVFVFTPKGDVIALPAGATPVDFAYAVHTEVGHRTIGARVNGRLVPLESTLDNGDLVEVFTSKAPGAGPSRDWLGFVKSPRARNKIRAWFSKERRDEAIEQGKDAIVRAMRKQNLPIQRILTGDSLVTLAHEMRYSDISALYAAIGEGHVSAPNIVQKLVQALGGEEAATEEIDEAVPPSRSRGRKRRSSADPGVVVKGVDDVWVKLARCCTPVPGDPIIGFVTRGSGVSVHRSDCVNVDSLSREPERILDVEWAPTQSSVFLVAIQVEALDRSRLLSDVTRVLSDQHVNILSAAVQTSRDRVATSRFTFEMGDPKHLGHVLKAVRGVEGVYDVYRVTSGRSRS
- a CDS encoding DUF349 domain-containing protein, which gives rise to MSSDPWGRVDETGTVYVRTADGEQVVGSWAAGSPEEALAYFERKYEGLVVEIGLLEKRVQTTDLSAKDAQTAIDHLREQVEAHHAVGDLDSLRKRLDKLVQTVEARREERKQQRAKQSDEARRAKEELVAEAEELAQSDQWRVAGERLRALVDTWKGLPRLDRKSDDELWHRFSHARSAFSKRRKGHFAQLDAQREDARRIKERLVAEAEALSGSTDWGPTAARYRELMADWKAAGRAQREHEDDLWNRFRGAQDVFFAARSSVFAERDAEQAENLKLKEELAEEAERLLPISDLKGSRAAFRSINERWEAIGHVPRDARPKVEGRMHAVERAIQEAEEAEWRRTNPEARARAEGLTGQLQAAVDKLRGQIEQARAQGNNSRADKLERELEGRQALLDQALKGLQEFGG
- the ruvB gene encoding Holliday junction branch migration DNA helicase RuvB: MNRHDPTDTPAEERLVGSVADREDQAVEAALRPKDLGEFIGQEKVREQLDLVLRAARARGATADHVLLSGAPGLGKTTLSMIIAAEMGAPIRITSGPAIQHAGDLAAILSSLQEGEVLFLDEIHRMSRPAEEMLYMAMEDFRVDVIVGKGPGATAIPLELPPFTLVGATTRAGLLPPPLRDRFGFTAHMEFYEPHELERVVHRSAHLLDVEIEPDGAAEIAGRSRGTPRIANRLLRRVRDYAQVKADGVITREIAAAALAVYEVDARGLDRLDRAVLEALLKLFGGGPVGLSTLAVAVGEERETVEEVAEPFLVREGLLARTPRGRVGTPAAWAHLGLTPPRSATTGNGQGDLFGA
- the ruvA gene encoding Holliday junction branch migration protein RuvA, whose translation is MIAFVSGTVAALAPDAAVVEVGGVGMAVQCTPNTLSTLRTGQPAKLHTSLVVREDSLTLYGFVDDDERQVFELLQTASGVGPRLAQAMLAVHTPDALRRAVATADEKALTAVPGIGKKGAQKLLLELKDRLGEPVGAPAIGAPVTQGWRDQLHAALIGLGYATREADEAVTAVAPQAEAAGGTPQVGQLLKAALQTLNRAR
- the secF gene encoding protein translocase subunit SecF; the protein is MSKLGSLGARLHRGEISYDFVGKRKIWYGVSILITITAIVGLAVRGLNMGIEFQGGAVFTTPTKMSASVAQAEQYATDASGHEAIVQKLGNGSLRIQIAGIDTDQSDKVKQELAKDLNLDPEKLAADLVGPSWGEQVANKAWEGLAIFMVLVVIYLAIAFEWRMAVAALVALIHDITITTGIYALVGFEVTPGTVIGLLTILGYSLYDTVVVFDSLKEQTKDITKQTRFTYSEIANRSINGTLVRSINTTVVALLPVAGLLFIGGGFLGAGTLNDISLSLFVGLAAGAYSSIFIATPLVADLKEREPAMKALKKRVLAKRAQATTEDDLTEERSTGDDAEGATPAVVGPRNQPASRNRGRGRTPGKRR
- the secD gene encoding protein translocase subunit SecD; protein product: MAAPKRGRSASAQSKPGRSLALILIAIVALTGGMFLSGHKTPRLGIDLAGGTSITLKAKADQGAAINKANMDTAVDIMNRRVNGLGVSEAEVQTQGTDNIIVNIPKGTNSKEAQQQVGTTAKLYFRPVLASEPSAGAAKSPSPSATSSGSSSPKPNASPSASGSSGQKASSSGSGSPTATATSQGRAVSDALKADSTPSPSGSASGGAKPSGTPSASASASAEAAKLQAQYAALDCSKPATRAAAGKNAKPSESTVACGEIDGTWYKYVLGPAAVDGTEVKKAQAVFDTQGAAGWQVQMTFTKSGADKFADITGQLAKNQRPQNEFGIVLDGEVVSSPFVQQAITGGQAEISGSFKQEEAQSLANMLSYGALPLSFKEDTVTTVTAALGGEQLHAGLLAGAIGLALVVLYLVIYYRGLSLVAMASLLVSAILTYVIMALLGPAIGFALNLPAVCGAIVAIGITADSFIVYFERIRDEIREGRTLRPAVERAWPRARRTILVSDFVSFLAAAVLFIVTVGKVQGFAFTLGLTTLLDVVVVFLFTKPLMTLLARRKFFANGHKWSGLDPKGLGAKPPLRRTRRPGGPAAGPVDPKEA